One Lactiplantibacillus paraplantarum genomic window carries:
- a CDS encoding CadD family cadmium resistance transporter codes for MIRTIITSIILYTSTAIDLLVILMLLFSKYRSTKHRRQIYIGQFLGSYTLIGISLFFAFILHYVPAKWLLGFLGLIPIAFGIKYIFSKEDEAAEVDQKIEARKNKNLIATVALITVASCGADNIGLFVPYFVSLSLVQLIVTLFVFTICIYFLVFLGDKFSQVNFVKNFLDRFGDWIMAIIYIGLGIMIILESDTIRHIMQLLF; via the coding sequence AGTATTATTCTTTATACATCAACTGCAATCGACTTATTAGTTATTTTAATGTTACTTTTTTCAAAATATCGTTCAACAAAGCATCGCCGACAAATTTATATTGGTCAGTTCTTAGGCTCATATACGCTCATTGGAATTAGTTTGTTTTTTGCATTTATTCTCCATTACGTACCCGCCAAATGGTTACTAGGTTTTTTAGGGTTGATTCCCATTGCCTTTGGAATCAAATATATATTTAGCAAAGAAGATGAAGCCGCAGAAGTTGATCAGAAAATTGAAGCGCGTAAAAATAAGAATTTAATTGCAACGGTGGCTTTAATTACGGTAGCTTCTTGTGGTGCGGATAATATTGGCCTTTTTGTTCCTTACTTCGTATCATTATCACTGGTACAGCTAATCGTAACGCTGTTTGTTTTTACCATTTGTATTTATTTTTTAGTTTTCCTTGGTGATAAGTTCTCACAAGTGAATTTTGTAAAGAACTTTCTTGATCGTTTTGGTGATTGGATCATGGCCATTATTTATATTGGTTTAGGCATCATGATCATTCTTGAAAGTGACACTATTAGGCATATTATGCAGCTATTATTTTAA
- a CDS encoding Spx/MgsR family RNA polymerase-binding regulatory protein, whose product MIVVYTTPGCASCQKARNWLDKYNITYEEQNIFQQPPTTEEIVKILKLTERGTEEIISRRSRGYGKLKEKLADLTLGELCNLINEDPHLLRRPIIVDENRLQVGYNEEDIRKFLPHEIRKEELFDIMHEDKRLRTENIIE is encoded by the coding sequence ATGATTGTTGTGTATACCACACCAGGCTGCGCTTCATGTCAAAAAGCTAGAAATTGGTTAGATAAATATAATATAACTTATGAAGAACAAAATATTTTTCAACAACCTCCAACAACAGAAGAGATTGTAAAAATACTTAAATTAACAGAAAGAGGGACTGAAGAAATAATATCTAGGCGTTCCAGAGGTTATGGAAAGTTAAAGGAAAAACTAGCTGATTTAACATTAGGAGAGTTATGTAACCTTATTAATGAAGACCCTCACTTATTGAGACGGCCTATTATTGTTGACGAGAATCGTTTACAAGTCGGATACAATGAAGAAGATATTCGCAAATTTCTTCCCCATGAAATTAGAAAGGAAGAGCTTTTTGACATAATGCATGAAGATAAGCGACTTCGAACTGAAAATATAATAGAGTAG
- a CDS encoding IS30-like element ISLsa1 family transposase: MGTSTLSRFQRGALAQLVNEGNKSYQVMADALGVAKATISYELDRVKPYDPELAQQDADRKRRNCGRRSMLTAALATLITNHLRLTWSPETIAAAYNLSTASIYNWLNRGWLPFKLTDLPNRNVRQHRVSENRGKFTSGTSIEQRPTTVNQRLAFGHWEVDTVLSSRGESRSCLVTFVERKTRLLWAIKAPNRTAKALNTAFGKFMGAFGPQVKSITVDHGKEFANYQALEQDYQIKVYFCHPYSPWERGSNEYFNRRLRWFFPKKTNFSQVTTDEILAALELINQRPLKIHHQQTAIERFRACSD, encoded by the coding sequence TTGGGTACATCTACTTTATCACGTTTTCAACGTGGCGCACTAGCACAACTGGTCAATGAGGGGAATAAATCTTACCAAGTAATGGCTGACGCCTTAGGCGTCGCCAAAGCTACGATTAGCTATGAGTTGGACCGGGTTAAACCTTATGATCCAGAATTAGCTCAGCAAGATGCAGATCGCAAAAGGCGGAATTGCGGTCGTCGTTCGATGCTGACGGCAGCATTAGCGACTTTAATTACCAATCACTTACGATTAACCTGGTCACCAGAAACCATTGCGGCCGCTTATAACTTGAGCACTGCGTCAATTTATAATTGGCTTAATCGTGGCTGGCTCCCCTTCAAATTGACTGATCTACCCAATCGGAATGTCCGCCAGCACCGAGTGAGCGAAAATCGGGGGAAATTTACAAGTGGGACTTCCATCGAACAACGGCCAACAACTGTTAATCAACGGTTAGCTTTTGGTCATTGGGAAGTAGATACGGTGCTTTCTAGTCGAGGTGAGTCACGATCATGTCTGGTTACATTCGTAGAACGTAAGACCCGACTTCTATGGGCCATCAAAGCCCCTAATAGAACGGCTAAGGCTCTAAACACCGCCTTTGGCAAGTTTATGGGGGCCTTCGGTCCCCAAGTAAAATCCATTACTGTTGATCATGGTAAAGAGTTTGCCAATTATCAGGCCTTAGAACAGGATTATCAGATCAAAGTTTATTTTTGCCATCCATATTCACCATGGGAGCGAGGTTCCAATGAATATTTTAATAGACGGTTACGCTGGTTCTTCCCGAAAAAGACCAATTTTAGCCAAGTAACGACTGATGAGATCCTAGCAGCACTTGAACTAATTAATCAACGACCATTAAAAATACATCATCAACAGACTGCCATTGAAAGATTCCGGGCTTGTTCGGATTAA